The sequence below is a genomic window from Lodderomyces elongisporus chromosome 2, complete sequence.
CTCGTTGCTTTGCCAAGTATAGAGTTTTTATTCCACGGCTGTGTCGTCAGTTGGCGATATCCACCACCAGTTCCTGAGTAATTTCTAATCTTTCTTGATGGATCTCTGAGTAATTCACTTACTGCAACAACTTGATTTTTCTGCTTCTCTTTCCTCAAAGATTCCTGCATATGTTGAAGTCTCTTTCTTGAATTCTTTCGAAACTCATCTCTCTCTTTGACATATTTATTGTACAATGACTTATATGGCATCGTCTCACCCACATCCTCTAATGGGCCGATATCCGGCGGTCTGTCGGGGAAGTCCTTTATTATTAAAGACCGCCAAAGCTTGTCACTATAAGGTAGTAGTTGTGTGGAACTTGATTCAAGCTGGTCTAGTTGTTTTGCAGACATCATAGCTAGCACTGGCTCTAGTAAATGATATGGGGTAGTCCCTACATCCAGAAGCTGAAAGACGTGACGTTTGATGCATTGTTGTGAAAGATGTAATAGTGTGGGGACACCACTACGATGTCGATTTTCTCTCGTGTATTCCATTGAAGTCCTTCCTTCTTTGAATTTGTAATATGTTTCAATAGCAGACTCGACTAGTGTTGCAGTTATATAACAGTTATCTagatgctgttgttgctataACTGTAGCTAGAGTTGTAACTGCTTTGCAATCTAGATGCGCGCACATAGTAAAGTCACGTGAATCCACtgtaaaataaatataaaaacgaaaaaggaACCTTGCGCGCATTCACTGAACTCTCAAAGAATAAACAGCTGCTACCATCCCGCACTTTgatgcacacacacacatacacattctctctttttcacGTACGTACGCAAATACATACACAGACCCAATGTTTCCTTAGCATCTTTAAAAACCAATGAATGAAATTTATTTACAATGTGCAAACAAGATTTTTCCTCAACATTAGGAAAACTTCTTCAAAGCTTTCAAGGGTTGGAGATTTGTATCATGCTCTTATTGAActaatttcattttttttttttccctttggtattttcaattttctcaTCGATATTACTATATTGTAAGGCTGAACTCTGTTTATGAGAAGAAGGCAGATACTTTTTATTCGCTTCAATTTACAATAAagttctctcttttcttttacacTCAAATACCAATCTTTAAATTGTGATActcagaaaaagaaatacaaatttgcagaaataaaaaaaaacaaagcaaaacatcTTGTTAAACAAAATTGTACTTTATTTGAAAGAACCATTTTCTACAAAGGATTAAAGTAGTCaactatttcttttcctagaaaaaaaaatgaaagctCACCAAGACtaacttttcaatttcttaaattcattttctttaattcattttcatttcttttgcagTGTATATATACTGTCGTagatatacatacacaaagaaaatataaagttcacctatatatatatatggatTTAGAAATGTATAGGATCAAATGTTTTTTACAATTTATACAATCAAAACTTAAGTGCATCACTGATACCAAATCCAACAGTGATGATGACTATGAAACAAATcaatgttgttgctgcacCTCTCAAGATAAACGTATTCACCGTTAAATAGTGTTTACCCACTTCGTCTCGCATACTAATCGCTGTAACATTGGGGAATCCACACGAGGGCAATGCCGAGGCAATCGATGCTGTTAATGCGGTAATAACAATCAATAAATTAGGATGTGGGGTTGGCAAACCATCACCAACTTGCTTGATAAGCGGCACCAAAATGAATGCAGAAACTGTATGTGAGATAAATGTAGCAATGACCAATGCCAAACAGCCAAAGATAATAGCAATTGCATAAACATTAAAGTCCTCGACTCTATCTTGCAATGATGTTGCCACGGTGGAAAGAAGACCTGAACTGGTTACAGCTTTACTCAAAGACAACGAGCCAAGAATAAGCACAATGATGGATAATGGATACGAGTTGAGATCATCAACACGCAATAATCCGGTCGAGTAGAATAACACAATGGGAATACATGAAATAATACCATTTTCACCAAAAGTGCTTTCGATTTTCTGCATCACACACCACAAAATAATGGTTACTAcagtaacaacaaagacaaagatcTGCTTAAAAGTCCATTTGTCCTTGATTGGTGTATATTTCTTCAACGTGACATTCTTCATGTTGAATGTGGTAAACAAAAGAACCCATGTGAGTAATAAGCAAATGATGGAGACCGGCAATGCAACGGCAAACCAGTTACCCCAGTTTGGACTAGTCATGTATTCGAATGCAATGATATTCTGTGGAGAAGCAATGGGACTTGCCATACCTGCTATATTGGAAGCCAAGGCAACACCAAGCACAAGCGCTTGCGCAACAGGGCTATCGGTTGGCAAAGTCCTCAACACCGGTTGGATCAATGAGAAACACAAGACTGGTGCAGCAACATTGGATATCCACATTGCCAAAAATAAACTTACACACATAATTGCCAAAAGCACGTATTTTGGGTTGGTACCTGCAAAAGCAAGCATAAAGGATGAGACAACTTTGGCGACATTGTATTTGGATAATGCTGCTGCCAAGGTAAAACCACCCATCAAGATCATCACTGTTGAGTTCCACATTGCACCCAAGACCAATTTGGATGCATCTGAGGCTTCCATTGGTGTATCGGTACCATCAATTTTGCACACTTTACATGTCACTGCCAAGAGTGGCACCAACATCGCAGTTGTGTAAAGTGGAATTGCTTCACTTGCCCAAAGCATAGCACACGCAACCAATACGGCAAGACAACGACCCTGGACTGGATCATTAAGTGTTTTCACCGACATCAAGATTGCAAATACAATCACAGTGAGTGCAATTTTAATGACTTGAGCAGTGAGTAAACCTGCTGGCactttaatttgttttccgCCAAGAAATTTGGGTAATTGCACATCCTTCATTCTTATGTGCATCATTGAATTAACAACATTTCCTTCATCACCCATCTTGGTGTTTTGGACAGCGGCATTGTCCAAGTCCAAATTGTAGGAACTTTTTTCCAAGGATAACAAATCCTTCCATACAGTGTTTCTTTCAAACACAATGTGGTCACGTAAATGCGATCTCAAGTCATTCTTGACATTCTCCAAATCGTGTCTTGTGGTCTTAGTGTGTAATTTTCCCGAGAACAAGGCGTAAATCTTGATAATCTCATCAATCTTGTAGTCCAAATTGGCCAAGGTGGTTGGTTTAAATGCACGAGAGTTTGCAGGAAGGAAATTCTCGACAAAGTCTTGCTTGATCGAGTAGCCGCAAATCTTGTCGAATTTTTTACAAATCTTGAGGAAACCGACACGGTTAAGCTCAATGTATGATTTCAACTCAGATAAGTTGATAAACAAGGCAACAGCgtttttcttcattgtcACTTTGAATTGATGTTTAACGTTGAAATAGGTTTGATTTAACAAAACCGAATCTTCTTTGCTGTGGaaaccatcatcatcgtcgtcgtcatcatcatcatcatcatcatcatccgAGTCTTCCTCAACACCAATTGTAGCACCTGCttgtttttccaaatcttgCATATTGTGTTCTTGTAATTCATCGTGTTCGTTTCCAATATGATTAATTGTGTCAAATATACTCGCATTTGTCACTGTTCTAGCCAATGTAGATCTAAGGTGGTATTGGCTATGGTCCACTTCGTcattgatggtggtggGGTCAATGTTGTATGCATTAGTGTGGCGAAAGAGTTCGTCCACGTCgatattgttttttctgAGGTCAACAAGTAATCTGTCATACGAGTGGAAAATCTCTGCTTCCTTTGTCTTGTAAAATTGATTAATCTTGTCCAATTCTGTAAATAATTGTTTGGCAAAGACATACAATGGATCAAATTCAAGAGATTTGGGGTTTGAGTGGTTTTCGTCTTCGTTATCAATGATTTTATCGATAATTTTTTGATTGGTGTTGAATGTCAATGAGTGTTCTTGTTCAGTTGAAGAGCTAGCAATTTCTCCAGTATATGTTCTAatttctgcttctgcttctaaACCAGTACCAGTACCAGCGCCTATTGCGTCCTGAGTATCCTTTTTGCCGTGGTCAGCGTCAAAATACTGCAACTCAACTTCACTACCGTTTGCACTATCGCTGCTCTGTTTTTCAAGGTCTGATTTACGAAGCTTGGaaaatatattttttgcCAAGCGttttttgatgttgttggaaCCGGATTTTTCCTTGTCATTGTAGAGCCCCGCATCGGAAGAATTTGAACTCGTATtgctattattgttattgtaaggactattatttttattctttttgttgtttctgttgtttctgttgttgtaattgttACCTTCTTCACCACCATTAATATTACCAGAGTTCTTGTCGAGCAGCTTCAAATGTTCCAAAAACTCAGTGATGGTTATACTGTCATTTTTAGCGCTAAAATCTTCATCTTGTGATCCGTTATTGATCAACTGATCTTGTTGAAGTTTGTAta
It includes:
- the PHO87 gene encoding member of the phosphate permease gives rise to the protein MKFSHSLKFNAVPEWQDNYVNYPTLKKIIYKLQQDQLINNGSQDEDFSAKNDSITITEFLEHLKSLDKNSGNINGGEEGNNYNNRNNRNNKKNKNNSPYNNNNSNTSSNSSDAGLYNDKEKSGSNNIKKRLAKNIFSKLRKSDLEKQSSDSANGSEVELQYFDADHGKKDTQDAIGAGTGTGLEAEAEIRTYTGEIASSSTEQEHSLTFNTNQKIIDKIIDNEDENHSNPKSLEFDPLYVFAKQLFTELDKINQFYKTKEAEIFHSYDRLLVDLRKNNIDVDELFRHTNAYNIDPTTINDEVDHSQYHLRSTLARTVTNASIFDTINHIGNEHDELQEHNMQDLEKQAGATIGVEEDSDDDDDDDDDDDDDDGFHSKEDSVLLNQTYFNVKHQFKVTMKKNAVALFINLSELKSYIELNRVGFLKICKKFDKICGYSIKQDFVENFLPANSRAFKPTTLANLDYKIDEIIKIYALFSGKLHTKTTRHDLENVKNDLRSHLRDHIVFERNTVWKDLLSLEKSSYNLDLDNAAVQNTKMGDEGNVVNSMMHIRMKDVQLPKFLGGKQIKVPAGLLTAQVIKIALTVIVFAILMSVKTLNDPVQGRCLAVLVACAMLWASEAIPLYTTAMLVPLLAVTCKVCKIDGTDTPMEASDASKLVLGAMWNSTVMILMGGFTLAAALSKYNVAKVVSSFMLAFAGTNPKYVLLAIMCVSLFLAMWISNVAAPVLCFSLIQPVLRTLPTDSPVAQALVLGVALASNIAGMASPIASPQNIIAFEYMTSPNWGNWFAVALPVSIICLLLTWVLLFTTFNMKNVTLKKYTPIKDKWTFKQIFVFVVTVVTIILWCVMQKIESTFGENGIISCIPIVLFYSTGLLRVDDLNSYPLSIIVLILGSLSLSKAVTSSGLLSTVATSLQDRVEDFNVYAIAIIFGCLALVIATFISHTVSAFILVPLIKQVGDGLPTPHPNLLIVITALTASIASALPSCGFPNVTAISMRDEVGKHYLTVNTFILRGAATTLICFIVIITVGFGISDALKF